One genomic region from Leguminivora glycinivorella isolate SPB_JAAS2020 chromosome 8, LegGlyc_1.1, whole genome shotgun sequence encodes:
- the LOC125228893 gene encoding gastrula zinc finger protein XlCGF8.2DB-like gives MQTKQKTLHRCTFEGCNSVFNRPYRLAQHLLVHNNIKGFPCPESNCNKAYTNKSHLDRHINNTHKITENDMLFSCPTCLKKYANRQNLKRHVNITHKVKIPFSCDICKLNFLKKHQLTAHMYQHTGIMAFSCELCHKEFVSLKEKKKHARTHKTYRCTECDATFGMWSKYQKHIKLDHFGRAFVCNECDRHFKLRSHIVRHIKTHSEIKTRTFPCPYDNCERVYSRNSNLKQHILMKHERIRHECEICEAELSTKAKLVLHLKLHSEPNIKTKPTKTKLTGRKERKDAGSMKISMVRQACWSPGSIRTRNH, from the exons ATGCAAACCAAACAGAAAACTTTACATCGCTGCACTTTTGAAGGATGCAATTCCGTGTTTAACAGACCATATAGATTGGCACAACACTTGTTAGTCCATAATAACATC aaAGGGTTTCCATGTCCTGAGAGTAACTGCAACAAAGCATATACAAACAAAAGTCATCTAGACAGGCACATAAATAATACCCATAAAATTACTGAAAATGATATGTTATTCAG CTGTCCAACATGCTTAAAGAAGTATGCTAACAGGCAGAATTTGAAAAGGCATGTGAACATTACTCACAAAGTGAAGATACCATTTTCGTGTGACATTTGCAAGTTGAACTTTCTAAAGAAGCACCAGTTAACAGCGCACATGTACCAGCACACTGGAATTATGGCGTTCAG CTGTGAGCTTTGTCACAAAGAATTTGTGAGTCTCAAAGAAAAGAAGAAACATGCTCGAACACATAAGACATACAGGTGCACAGAGTGTGATGCCACATTCGGCATGTGGTCTAAGTACCAGAAGCACATAAAGCTAGATCACTTCGGCAGAG CATTTGTTTGCAATGAGTGTGATAGACATTTTAAACTACGCAGTCACATTGTGCGGCACATTAAAACACATTCGGAAATAAAAACCAGAACTTTTCCATGCCCATATGATAACTGTGAACG GGTTTATTCAAGGAACAGTAATTTGAAACAACATATCTTAATGAAACATGAGAGAATAAGGCATGAATGTGAAATATGTGAAGCAGAGTTGAGTACAAAG GCCAAGCTGGTATTGCATCTGAAGCTACACAGCGAACCAAATATTAAAACCAAGCCTACGAAAACAAAACTCACTGGACGTAAAGAGAGGAAAGATGCAGGCAGCATGAAAATCTCTATGGTCCGCCAAGCTTGCTGGAGTCCAGGAAGCATTAGAACCAGAAATCATTGA
- the LOC125229091 gene encoding protein ILRUN gives MDIDGSSMPTPQNIGEIDQNLLLQFSCMNTTDREELIGQMQRLLGPSLTHNTASFFLDMSNWNLQTAICCYLDYTLPQKLPSMSLKAAQNQETAVGPGVCFEQNWTIANTGAESWPGSCRLVQAGGEPLGATPVYVPPLPPGHSTTVMLKLVAPNRPGTHRGYFHLVTEKGDQIGGELCYKHISSLLLLKNLYHSATMTRHLKISNKCSMI, from the exons ATGGATATTGATGGTTCGTCTATGCCAACCCCCCAAAACATTGGGGAAATAGATCAGAATTTACTTTTACAGTTTAGCTGTATGAATACTACAGACAGGGAAGAACTAATAGGTCAAATGCAGAGACTATTAGGACCTAGTTTGACCCATAACACAGCGAGTTTCTTTCTCGACATGAGTAATTG GAACTTGCAGACTGCAATATGTTGTTATTTAGACTACACCTTACCACAAAAACTTCCATCTATGTCATTGAAGGCTGCTCAAAACCAGGAAACGGCTGTTGGTCCTGGGGTTTG ttttGAACAAAACTGGACCATTGCCAATACAGGGGCAGAGAGTTGGCCTGGTAGCTGTAGGTTGGTCCAAGCTGGAGGGGAGCCGCTCGGTGCTACACCTGTCTATGTTCCTCCTTTACCCCCAGGACACTCCACCACTGTTATGTTAAAATTAGTAGCACCTAACAGACCTGGTACACATAGGGGCTATTTCCACTTAGTGACTGAGAAAGGCGACCAAATAGGAGGTGAGTTGTGTTACAAACATATATCaagtttattattattgaagAACCTTTACCACTCAGCTACAATGACA AGACACCTGAAGATCTCGAACAAATGCTCAATGATCTAA
- the LOC125228894 gene encoding thymidylate synthase, with protein sequence MATNGFADHHDEYQYLKLVKQIIDTGDKRVDRTGVGTLSIFGAMQRYSLRNNTLPLLTTKRVFTRGVLEELLWMISGSTDAKVLASKGVHIWDANGSRAFLDNLGFTDREEGDLGPVYGFQWRHSGAQYVNAKTDYSGQGIDQLQNIIDSIKKNPADRRMLMCAWNPSDLGKMALPPCHCLAQFHVASGRLSCLLYQRSADMGLGVPFNIASYAFLTHMIAHITGLEAGEFVHTTGDTHVYLNHIEPLKLQLERQPRPFPTLEFARKVDSINDFKFEDFIIKDYNPHPKIDMQMAV encoded by the exons ATGGCAACCAACGGCTTTGCTGATCACCATGATGAGTATCAGTATCTTAAGCTTGTAAAGCAAATTATAGACACAG GTGACAAAAGAGTAGACAGAACTGGTGTCGGCACTTTGTCCATTTTCGGGGCAATGCAAAGATATTCTCTTAGAAACAATACTTTGCCTCTTTTGACAACGAAGCGCGTTTTTACTAGAGGAGTTCTTGAGGAACTGTTATGGATGATCTCCGGGTCAACTGATGCTAAGGTCTTAGCCTCCAAAGGTGTTCATATTTGGGATGCTAATGGCTCAAGGGCTTTTCTTGATAATTTGGGATTTACAGACAGAGAAGAAG GTGACCTGGGTCCAGTATATGGATTTCAATGGAGACACAGTGGTGCTCAATATGTTAATGCTAAAACTGATTACAGTGGACAAGGAATTGACCAGCTCCAAAACATAATTGACAGTATAAA AAAAAATCCTGCAGACAGAAGGATGCTGATGTGTGCTTGGAATCCTTCAGACTTGGGTAAAATGGCTCTCCCGCCGTGCCACTGCTTAGCCCAGTTCCATGTGGCCAGTGGCCGACTATCATGCCTCCTGTACCAGAGAAGTGCCGACATGGGCCTTGGTGTTCCCTTCAACATCGCCAGCTATGCCTTTTTGACCCATATGATTGCTCATATAACAGGGCTAGAG GCTGGAGAATTTGTCCACACAACTGGTGACACTCACGTTTACCTCAACCACATAGAGCCTCTTAAACTGCAACTGGAAAGACAACCCAGACCTTTTCCAACATTGGAGTTTGCACGCAAAGTAGATTCCATCAACGACTTTAAATTTGAGGACTTCATAATTAAAGATTATAATCCACATCCTAAGATTGATATGCAGATGGCAGTTTAA